The Gloeobacter violaceus PCC 7421 DNA window CGGCATCGCCGTGGGTCCGGGTAGGGGCAGCGCGGCCGGATCCCTGGTGGCTTATGCGCTTCGCATCACCAACATCGACCCGGTGCGCTACAACCTGCTTTTTGAGCGCTTCCTCAACCCGGAGCGCAAGTCGATGCCCGACATCGACACCGACTTTTGCATCGAGCGGCGCGACGAACTGATTCGCTACGTCACCGAGAAGTACGGCGAGCAGTACGTGGCGCAGATCATCACCTTCAACCGCCTCACCTCCAAAGCGGTGCTCAAGGATGTCGCCAGAGTGCTCGACATTTCCTATAGTGAGGCAGACAAGCTTGCCAAGCTCATCCCGGTCGTGCGCGGCAAACCCGTCCCGCTCAAGAAGATGATCTCCGAGGAAACCCCTGCCCCCGAGTTCAAGCAGTCCTACGAGGGCGACGAGCGGGTCAGAAAATGGGTGGAACTCGCCATGCGCATCGAGGGCACCAACAAAACCTTCGGCGTACACGCCGCCGGGGTGGTGATTTCGAGTGTGCCCCTTGACGAGTTGGTGCCTCTGCAGCGCAACAACGACGGCCAGGTGATCACCCAGTACTACATGGAGGACATCGCCGATCTGGGCCTACTCAAGATGGACTTTCTGGGGCTTAGAAACCTGACGATGATCCATCGCGCCCAGGAGTTGATTGAGCGTTACCGGGGGGTCCGCATCGACCTGGACAATCTGCCGCTGGAAGACTCCGGAACCTATGCACTACTGGGTAAGGCAGATCTGGAGGGTATTTTTCAACTTGAATCCTCAGGAATGAAGGCAGTTGTGCGCGATCTGCGCCCTTCAAATATTGAGGATATTTCTTCAATTCTTGCTCTTTATCGTCCTGGTCCACTGGACGCCGGGCTTATCCCAGAATTTATCAACCGAAAACATGGCCGCAAAAAAATAGAATATTTGCATCCACTGCTGGAACCGATACTGAAAGAGACTTATGGTGTTCTATGCTATCAAGAACAGATCATGAAAGTTGCCCAAGAATTAGGTGGTTATACCCTCGGTCAAGCCGACCTTCTTCGAAGAGCAATGGGCAAGAAAAAGCGCGAAGAGATGGAGAAGCATCGTTCCATATTCGTGGATGGATCTGCCAAGAACGGCGTGCCCAGCCGAGTAGCAGATGAGTTGTTTGAGCAGATGGTTGTGTTCGCGGAGTACTGTTTCAATAAATCTCATTCTGCAGCTTACGGTTATGTTACTTTCCAAACGGCGTATTTAAAAGCGCACTACCCGGTCGAGTACATGGCTGCGCTGCTCAGTTCGGTCAAAGGCGATCAGGACAAGGTACAAAAATATATCGCAAGCTGCATGGGCATGGGTATTGAAATTGAACCGCCGGATATCAATCGTTCGGGTTTCGATTTTACGCCCCAAGAGAAGAGCATTCTGTTTGGATTGGGAGCGGTCAAAAACGTCGGTGAAGGAGCGATCCAGGCGTTGCTCGACGCTCGCGACAGTCAGGGTCCGTTCAAGAACCTCGCGAATCTTTGCGATCGGGTGGACATGCGGGTAATCAACAAGCGCGCCCTCGAATCGCTGATCAAAGCCGGGGCGTTCGATGCGTTTTCGTCCAATCGGGGACAGTTGATTGCCGACATGGAAAAGGTGGTCGATTGGGCGCAGGACCGTGCCCGCGACCGTGCCCTCGGACAGTTCAATCTTTTTGATGCACTCTCAGGTGGCGGGGATCGCAACCCAACCGGTTATCAAAGCGCTCCCAGTGCTCCGCCGACACCGGATCTGCCGCCCGCGGACAAACTCAAATTCGAACGGGAGCTGTTGGGCTTTTATATTTCCGATCATCCGCTCAAGGCGGTGCGCGAAAGTGCCCGGCTGCTCGCCCCGGTCAACCTCGCGGATCTGGCCGATTGCCGGGCTGAGAGCACCGTGAGCGCCATCGCCCTGGTGCGCGAGGTCAAAAACGTCGTCACCAAAAAAGGCGACCGGATGGCGATCGTGCAGATCGAGGATCTGACCGGCTCAACGGAGGCCGTGGTCTTTCCGAAAACCTACGAGCGGGTGGGCGGCTATTTTATTCCCGACGCGCGCTTGATGCTCTGGGCAAAGATAGATATGCGCGACGACCGGCCGCAACTGATCATTCAAGACGCCGAACCCGTCGAAGAAGTGCGCATGGTGGTCATTGACCTCGAAGCGCGCGCCGATTTACAGACCTGGCACCAGATCCGCGATGTGCTGCAGGCGCACCAGAACGAAACTGCTCACATTGCGGTGATCGCTTCGGTGAAGACCGACCAACGCCACAAACTCGTGCGCTTCGGTCCCCAATTTCGTGTCAGCAACGACAGCTCGCTCATTCAAGCCCTCCAGTGCAAGGGCTTCTCGGCGCACACCACCCGGATTGTCGGCGGATAAGCGAGCAGCGATTTGAGTTTCGACAGACTATTCTTGATAGCCGAGGACCCTGAAACGCAGGAGATGTGAATGCCGGATGCTATATCGGGGGTGAGCTCGTGCATCCCATCATCAGGCCGTAGCCCCCTGACCTATCCGCGGAAGATTGATTATTATATGGATTCATTAAATAAATTCACATAACTGAAGCGATGGCAGTACAGTAGGCCGTGTGAGAGGTTCGCCATACCTGACGACTTTTCCTGGGAATCGGCTACGAACGAGCCGATGTCTATGCGGGTACCCGACCTGCTC harbors:
- a CDS encoding DNA polymerase III subunit alpha → MQYVNLHTHSDYSLLDGASQVPDLIERAKGLEMPAIAITDHGVMYGAIELIKKCRAAGLKPIVGTEGYVINGDIRDKSRRYRRYHQILLAKNLTGYKNLVKLVTISHLDGVQGKGIFSRPCMNKEMLVQYHEGIICTSACLGGEIPQLILAGQFEQARRTTQWYKDLFGDDFYLEIQDHGQREDRVVNVAVVHLGRELGIKVIATNDSHFTSCEDVDAHDALLCIQTGKLVVEENRMRYTGTEFLKSAEQMAGMFRDHLSDEVIAQALTTTLEIAEKVEKYDRELLGDSRLPRFPIPHGHTAESYLEQVTWEGMRERFGSEIAPDYRERLKYELGIIEQMGFATYFLVVWDYIKYARDHGIAVGPGRGSAAGSLVAYALRITNIDPVRYNLLFERFLNPERKSMPDIDTDFCIERRDELIRYVTEKYGEQYVAQIITFNRLTSKAVLKDVARVLDISYSEADKLAKLIPVVRGKPVPLKKMISEETPAPEFKQSYEGDERVRKWVELAMRIEGTNKTFGVHAAGVVISSVPLDELVPLQRNNDGQVITQYYMEDIADLGLLKMDFLGLRNLTMIHRAQELIERYRGVRIDLDNLPLEDSGTYALLGKADLEGIFQLESSGMKAVVRDLRPSNIEDISSILALYRPGPLDAGLIPEFINRKHGRKKIEYLHPLLEPILKETYGVLCYQEQIMKVAQELGGYTLGQADLLRRAMGKKKREEMEKHRSIFVDGSAKNGVPSRVADELFEQMVVFAEYCFNKSHSAAYGYVTFQTAYLKAHYPVEYMAALLSSVKGDQDKVQKYIASCMGMGIEIEPPDINRSGFDFTPQEKSILFGLGAVKNVGEGAIQALLDARDSQGPFKNLANLCDRVDMRVINKRALESLIKAGAFDAFSSNRGQLIADMEKVVDWAQDRARDRALGQFNLFDALSGGGDRNPTGYQSAPSAPPTPDLPPADKLKFERELLGFYISDHPLKAVRESARLLAPVNLADLADCRAESTVSAIALVREVKNVVTKKGDRMAIVQIEDLTGSTEAVVFPKTYERVGGYFIPDARLMLWAKIDMRDDRPQLIIQDAEPVEEVRMVVIDLEARADLQTWHQIRDVLQAHQNETAHIAVIASVKTDQRHKLVRFGPQFRVSNDSSLIQALQCKGFSAHTTRIVGG